Below is a window of Planifilum fulgidum DNA.
TTCCGCAAAAAAAGGAGCCGCCCCGGCGGCTCTTTTTATTTGCACCCGGTGCCGTCAGGCCTTTTTGGTGATGAGGAAAATCCCCAGCACCACCAACAGCACGGGCCAGTAATTGTTGAGGGAACCGGCAACCCCCGGGAGTCCCGGCCAGGCGGCGATGCCCGTCAGGATCAACAGAATACCGATGATTCCGCTTCGACGGTCCTTCTGGCTGGCGAACACCAACAGGAAGGAAGCTCCGACGATGATGAACAGGAAAAACCAGTGATCCGGCCACCCGTCCACATTGGCTTGCCCCCACATGTGCAGGCTCAATCCGGTCAAAAGGCCCGCCCACAGCATCAGGGTTCGGTTGGAACGGAAGTGGGCGATCAGGAGCATGACGGCTCCGGTCAAAAACAGGATGAACTCCCAGCTGCCGAACCGCTCGGCGATGGGAAGATCGATTTTTCGAAGCAGCAGCAGCAAACCGACGACGATCAATAAAATCCCCACAACGTTCGCACGAATCATCCGGTATTCCGCTCCTCTTTTTGTTTTTTCTCATTTTTCTAATGGGCGGCGGGAAAAGGCGGGGGTGGGGCCGGTGGCAAGTTTCCGTTTCCGACCTTCTTTCACATGCTTCCTCCAAACCGGCGGCCATTCGATTTCCGCCAGCACCATTCCGACGAAGATGAGGAAGCAACCGGCCAAGGTGCGGCCTTTGAGCGCCACATCCATCCACCAGTAATCCGCCAAGGCGGCAAACACGGGCTCCATGGCAAAGATCAGGGCCACGCGGGTCGGAGTGGTGAACTTTTGAAAGTGGGTTTGGGCGAGATAGGCCAAGGAGGTGGCCAAAAAGGCCGTGACCAACAGGGCGCCGGAGACGGCCGGCACCGACCACGCGCCTTCCTCAAGCGCCCTTTTCCAGGGTTCGAACAGAAGGGAGCACCCGCCGCTCAAGAGCGCCACGGTGAAGATCTGGACCGTGACCAGATGCAGCGTTTCAACCTTCGGCGCGTATTTGGCCGTGTAGACGATCTGCAGTCCAAAGGCGACGGCGCAAAAAAGGGCGAGGATGTCGCCGCGGTTGATCGATGAGAAGTCGGCGAAGGCCAGCAGATACAAGCCCGTCACCGCCAGCAGGACGCCGGCCACGGCGGTGGGACGGGGTTTCATCCCCAGCAGCACCAGGGACCAGAGCGGAACCAAAGCGACGGACAATCCGGTCAAAAAGCCGGATTTTCCCGAGGTTGTATACAGCAGGCTGAAGGTTTGCAGGGCATACCCCAGAAAGAGCCACATCCCGATAAAGGCTCCGACGGTCACGTGCCGAAGCGGAATGCGGTAGGAGACGCCCCTCCACCGGAAAAAGAGGAGGAGGAACATCCCCGCCAGGCTGAAACGGACAGCCAAAAAGGTGAAAGGCGGCAGTGTTTCGATGGCGTTTTGGACCAGTACGAAGGTCGTTCCCCAGATAAAGGCGACCAAAAGCAGAACGGAATCGGCGATCCACCGGTGGGCGACGCTGTTCAAACATTCTCCTCCTCTTCTTCACCTTTCAATATCTTTCTTCATCTTACCACAATTGCTAGAAATGTGGGGTGGGATTCCCCGTCGAGAGAGGGGGAAAATCGTCGATGAAAAGGGAGGAATTAAGGGGGAGGATCGAGAAAGGTTTAAGCAAAAAGAAGGATTTTTTAATATTTACTTCCCCAACTATTTAAGGCGATGGAAGGATTCGCGATGGAGGTTCGAAGCTTGGCCTCTCTGTTGAGATGGGGCGTCACGGCGGTCGGATGGATCGCGATGATCATTTCTTTATTTGTCGTTCCGCCTTTTTATTGGGGATGGATCCATCTGATCCTGCTGGCCTGCTTGCTCTTCATAACGGAATATTTTCCTTTTCCCCAGGACGGGGGCCGGGTGACGGCGCACTTTCCCCTGCTGTTTACGCTCTGCTTTTTGTATTCGCCGGGAGTGGCCGGACTGATATTCGTGGATGTTCTGCTTCTGGTCACGTGGCTCCGCCGCCAATCCTTCTCCCGCGCCCTGTTTCGGACCGGCTACACGCTAATCGGCCTGATTTCCGCCTACCTGGTCTTGATCGAAGGGGTCCCTTTTCTTCTGCCCGGCGTTTCAACGGTTTCCGTCATGATCGGGAAGCTGGCCGTGTTCGCCGTCGTGTACGAACTCGTCAGCAAGGGGATCCGGGACATCCTGGAGCGGGCGGCAAATCCCCGGTACAACAGGTGGTGGTGGCGGGGAGGCCTGGAGCCCGCCTTGATGATCGGCACTTCTCTCTACAGCGCCGGAATCATCCTGATGGGGGAACAGGGGCGCGACACGGACCCCCTGTCCATCGCCTTTTTCTTCTCCCCCCTGGTGGCCTTTTCCATCTTGTCCAACGTGATCGCCCGCTTGGCCCGGCAGAAGCGAAAGATGGAGCTGTTGTTCTCGATCACGATGGGAATCAACAGGAGTTTGGACTTGCGTGAAGTGATGAACAAGACCTTGATGCTCCTGACCGACGTGGTGCACTATTCCTACGGCATCGTCTATCTGCTCCGGGATGACAGGCTGATACCGGAGGTGGTGTCCGGGGAAGGGGAGGTGGACGATCTCAAACAACCCATCCCGCTGTCCCGGGGGTTGAGCGGATGGGTGGCGGAACAGGCAGAGCCGGTTCGGGTGATCGACGCCCGGCGCGATCCCCGCTGCCAGAAGGAGCCGATGGTGGAAAAAGGGGTCCAGTCGCTCCTCGTCGTTCCCCTCGTCCTGGACGGCCATGTGATGGGGGTCATCACCCTGGGGAAGGACGAGACCCACGGTTTTGAAGAGTTGGATCTGTCCTTCCTCGCCGTTTTGGCCAGCCAGGCGGTGATCGCCATGCGCAATGCCCGCCTGGTGGAGGAGCGGGAGCGCCGGATTCTGGCGGAAGAGCGAAACCGGATGGCGCGCGAAATCCACGACGGGCTGGCGCAATCGGTGGCCGGGGTCCTGATGAAGACGGAAACGGCCATAAGGCTGTTCGACTCCCAGCCGCAGCAGGTGAAACAGTGGCTTGTGGAATGCAGGAGCAAACTGCGGGAGAGCCTGAAGGAAATCCGCTATTCGATCACCGCCCTCCGCCCGTCCCCCGCGGTGCGGGCGGGGCTCTTGCCCGCCCTGGAGAAGCGGGTCTTAGATCACCAGTCGGAGACGGGTCAAAAAGCCAGCCTTCAGGTGAAGGGCACGCCCTACTCCCTTCCTCCGCTGGTGGAAGAGGGGATTTACAAGGTTTGCCATGAGGCCCTGAACAACGCGGCGAAGCACGCCCAGGCGGAGAAGGTGCGGGTGGTTCTCCGCTACGCCGAGTCGGAAGTGTGGCTCGTGGTCCAGGACGACGGGATCGGTTTCTCCCTCGGCCAGGCGGTGGCCAAGGCGGAAGCCAACAACCGTTACGGCATTACCGGCATGAATGAACGGGCCCAGCAATTGGGGGCCGTCCTGCAGTTCATCACCAGCCCCGGGCGGGGCACCCGGGTGGTCATGAAAGTTCCAGTGAAAAAGGAGGAAAAACCAAAACATGCCCATCAAAGTGTTACTGGTTGATGATCATGCGGTTTTGCGAGACGGACTGTCCAGCCTGATCAGCCTTGAACCCGACATGGAGGTGGTGGGGGAGGCCCGTGACGGCGAAGAGGCGATCAATCTGGTGGAAAGCACTCGGCCGGACGTGGTGCTGATGGATATCAACATGCCGGGCATGAGCGGGGTGGAGGCGATCCGTCGGATTCACGCCAAGCATCCCCAGGTGGCGGTTTTGGTTTTGACCATGTACGACCGGGACGAATATCTGTATGAATCCATCCGGGCGGGAGCGACCGGTTACCTTCTGAAGGACGCCCCTTCCGGGGACGTGATCGCCGCGGTCCGTTCCGCCTACCGGGGAGAATCCACCCTGCATCCGGTCATGGCCCGGAAATTGCTGGACAATTTGAGCGGCGGGGAGCGGAGGATGGAGCGCGGCGGGGGAGACGATTTCCTCACCCCGCGGGAACTGGATGTCTTGAAGTGGATGGTGAAGGGGCTGAGCAACAAGGAAATTGCCGAACAGTTGTTCATCAGCGACAAGACGGTGAAAATCCACGTAAGCAACATCTTCAAGAAATTGGGTGTCAAAAGCCGGTCCCAGGCCATCATCTACGCCATCCAACACAACTTGGTGGAGCTGGAACAGTAGCCAAGAAAAAGGCCCTTTCGCTGCGAAAGGGCCTTTGTTTATCCGCCGGCTTCCCGATGCCTCAGGAGATGCCTTTCCACCCGGGAGACGGCCAGGTACATGAGCGTTGCCAACAGCGCCACGATCAAAAGGTTCAACATGACGAGGGTCAGGTTGAACACCTGGAACCCGTAGATGATGAGATATCCCAGGCCCGCCTTGGACACGAGGAATTCTCCGACGATGACCCCCACCCAGGACAGGCCGACATTGACTTTGATCGCCGCGATCAGATCGGGGATGCTGGAAGGGAAAATGATTTTGACGAACAGCTGGGAGCGCGTCGCCCCGAGGGCGCGGGCCAGGATGAGATGATCGGGGTTGGCGCTTTTGAAGCTCTGGTGCATGACCAGCGTGGTGATGATGATGGTGATGGCCACGCCCATGGCGATGATCGATCCGTATCCGGCGCCGATGGCGACGATGAACAGGGGTCCCAGGGCCACCTTGGGCATGCTGTTGAGGACCACCAGGTAAGGGTCCAATACCCGCGAGAGCATGGGCGAGGCCCAGATCAGCGTGGCCAGGGCGGTGCCGGCCGCCGTCCCGATCGCAAATCCGATCAGCGTCTCCACGAGGGTGACCGCGATGTGGTGCAGCAGCTCGCCGGAGACGGTGAGATTCACCGCCAGATTCCACATCAGACTGGGACTGGAGAACAAGAAGGGATCGATCACCCTTTCCCGGGCGGCCCACTCCCATCCGATGATGAAAAGGAGGAGGATGGCCGTCCGGTAAAAGGCGATTTTCCACTCCCGAAGCCGCATTCGGCGCAGGTGTTCGGCGTGCAGGGGCGACACCGCCCCCCGCTCCAGCCATCTTTTGATCCCATCGATCATGGCTGTTCCAACTCCTTCCACAATTCATTGAAGCGGCTTCTGAACAGGGGGTGGCTGCGCGCTTCCAGGGGATCGGCCCTGCGGACCTCCTCGGGCAAGGTGATCATGCGCCGGATCCGTCCCGGCCTGCGGGATAGGACGACGATCCGGTCCGCGAGGGCCAGGGCCTCCTCCAGATCGTGGGTGATGAGCACCGTGGTGATTTTGTGCTGCCTGCGGATGGAGGCGAGGAGCCTTTCCAGATGCAGTTTGTTCTGGTAATCGACCGCCGAAAAGGGTTCATCCAGAAGGAGAATGTCCGGCTGGACGGCCATGGTTCGGACCAGGGCGACCCGTTGCCGCATTCCGCCGGAAAGCTGGGATGGATAGTGGTGCATCACGGAACCCAATCCCATTTCCCCGAGCAGGTAACGGGCGTGTTCCAGGGTTTTCAGGCTCTTTTTCCCCCGAATTTCCAGCCCCAGGGCGATGTTTTCCTCCACAGTCCGCCACTCCAAAAGGCCGTCCCGCTGCAACATGTAGCCGATGCGGGGGGAGGGGCCCTTCACGGGCTCCCCGAACAGGCGGATCTCCCCCGACGTGACCGGCATCAGGCCGGCGATCAGGGAGAGAAGCGTGCTTTTGCCGCATCCGCTGGGTCCGACGACGGCCACCATCTCGCCGGGGGCGACGTGGAGGGTGATCGGCCCCAGAGCGTGACGTTCGTCCTGCCTTGTCAGATACGTTTTGGTCACATGATCGATCTCAATCGCATCGATCGGTGTCATGGCGATTCCCCCTGACCGGAGTGCTTGTTTGCGCCCGTCAATCCAGTTCTTCCATCACCGCTTCCGCGATGTCCGTGCGCACGATTTTCTCATACGGGATGTTGCCGGGAAGTTCCCCCGCCTGGCGCATCACTTCCAACAGGTGTTCGTATTCCGGCCGTTCGATAATCGGATCCGGCGCCCAGGATTCCTGGGATTGATACCGCTTCACGACCCGGATGAGAACTTCGGGGTCGGTATCGGTAAAATAAGGGGAAATGGCGTCGCTGATCTCTTCGGGCGAATGCTCATGGGTCCACTTTTGGGCCCGGTGAAGGGCGCGCACAAAGCGGCGAATCACTTCCGGGCGCTCTTCGATGAATTGGGCCCGGGTGATGTAGGCGGTGTAGGGAAGTTTTCCGCTGTCGACGCCGAAGGAGGCGACGACATATCCTTTTCCTTCCTTCTCCAGCATGGAAGCGGTCGGCTCAAACAGTTGCGCAAAATCGCCCGTGCCGGAGGCAAAGGCGCTTCCCAGGTTTTTGTAGTCCACGTTTTGGATGATCTTTACATCCTTGTGGGGATTTAAGCCGTTTTTGCGCTGGACATATTCGCTCACCATCTGGGGCATTCCCCCCTTTCGCTGGCCGAGCAGGGCCTTTCCGCGAAGATCGCTCCAGCGAAAGTTTTCCATCGGTTCCCTCGATACCAGGAAGGAGCCGTCCGTTTGGGTCAACTGGGCGAAGGCGGTGACCGGACTGGACGCCCCGCGGGCGTTGACATAAACGGCCGCCTCGACGCCGACCAGAACGATGTCCGCATCCCCGGACAAGAGGGCGGTCATCGTCTTATCTCCGCCAAAGCCGTTGGACAGCTGGATATCCAGACCTTCCTCTTCGAAAAATCCCTTGGACAGGGCAACGTATTGGGGAGCGTAGAAGGGTGAACGGGTCACCTCCACGACGCGGAGGGTTTCCAGCCGGTTCTCTTCCGAGGGAAGAAGGGCCTTTACGATCCCACCGATCACCGCCAGGCCGATGACCACCGCG
It encodes the following:
- a CDS encoding response regulator, giving the protein MPIKVLLVDDHAVLRDGLSSLISLEPDMEVVGEARDGEEAINLVESTRPDVVLMDINMPGMSGVEAIRRIHAKHPQVAVLVLTMYDRDEYLYESIRAGATGYLLKDAPSGDVIAAVRSAYRGESTLHPVMARKLLDNLSGGERRMERGGGDDFLTPRELDVLKWMVKGLSNKEIAEQLFISDKTVKIHVSNIFKKLGVKSRSQAIIYAIQHNLVELEQ
- a CDS encoding DMT family transporter — its product is MNSVAHRWIADSVLLLVAFIWGTTFVLVQNAIETLPPFTFLAVRFSLAGMFLLLFFRWRGVSYRIPLRHVTVGAFIGMWLFLGYALQTFSLLYTTSGKSGFLTGLSVALVPLWSLVLLGMKPRPTAVAGVLLAVTGLYLLAFADFSSINRGDILALFCAVAFGLQIVYTAKYAPKVETLHLVTVQIFTVALLSGGCSLLFEPWKRALEEGAWSVPAVSGALLVTAFLATSLAYLAQTHFQKFTTPTRVALIFAMEPVFAALADYWWMDVALKGRTLAGCFLIFVGMVLAEIEWPPVWRKHVKEGRKRKLATGPTPAFSRRPLEK
- a CDS encoding ABC transporter substrate-binding protein; the encoded protein is MPSLSRKWVIAAAVVIGLAVIGGIVKALLPSEENRLETLRVVEVTRSPFYAPQYVALSKGFFEEEGLDIQLSNGFGGDKTMTALLSGDADIVLVGVEAAVYVNARGASSPVTAFAQLTQTDGSFLVSREPMENFRWSDLRGKALLGQRKGGMPQMVSEYVQRKNGLNPHKDVKIIQNVDYKNLGSAFASGTGDFAQLFEPTASMLEKEGKGYVVASFGVDSGKLPYTAYITRAQFIEERPEVIRRFVRALHRAQKWTHEHSPEEISDAISPYFTDTDPEVLIRVVKRYQSQESWAPDPIIERPEYEHLLEVMRQAGELPGNIPYEKIVRTDIAEAVMEELD
- a CDS encoding ABC transporter permease is translated as MIDGIKRWLERGAVSPLHAEHLRRMRLREWKIAFYRTAILLLFIIGWEWAARERVIDPFLFSSPSLMWNLAVNLTVSGELLHHIAVTLVETLIGFAIGTAAGTALATLIWASPMLSRVLDPYLVVLNSMPKVALGPLFIVAIGAGYGSIIAMGVAITIIITTLVMHQSFKSANPDHLILARALGATRSQLFVKIIFPSSIPDLIAAIKVNVGLSWVGVIVGEFLVSKAGLGYLIIYGFQVFNLTLVMLNLLIVALLATLMYLAVSRVERHLLRHREAGG
- a CDS encoding GAF domain-containing sensor histidine kinase, with amino-acid sequence MEVRSLASLLRWGVTAVGWIAMIISLFVVPPFYWGWIHLILLACLLFITEYFPFPQDGGRVTAHFPLLFTLCFLYSPGVAGLIFVDVLLLVTWLRRQSFSRALFRTGYTLIGLISAYLVLIEGVPFLLPGVSTVSVMIGKLAVFAVVYELVSKGIRDILERAANPRYNRWWWRGGLEPALMIGTSLYSAGIILMGEQGRDTDPLSIAFFFSPLVAFSILSNVIARLARQKRKMELLFSITMGINRSLDLREVMNKTLMLLTDVVHYSYGIVYLLRDDRLIPEVVSGEGEVDDLKQPIPLSRGLSGWVAEQAEPVRVIDARRDPRCQKEPMVEKGVQSLLVVPLVLDGHVMGVITLGKDETHGFEELDLSFLAVLASQAVIAMRNARLVEERERRILAEERNRMAREIHDGLAQSVAGVLMKTETAIRLFDSQPQQVKQWLVECRSKLRESLKEIRYSITALRPSPAVRAGLLPALEKRVLDHQSETGQKASLQVKGTPYSLPPLVEEGIYKVCHEALNNAAKHAQAEKVRVVLRYAESEVWLVVQDDGIGFSLGQAVAKAEANNRYGITGMNERAQQLGAVLQFITSPGRGTRVVMKVPVKKEEKPKHAHQSVTG
- a CDS encoding LiaF transmembrane domain-containing protein produces the protein MIRANVVGILLIVVGLLLLLRKIDLPIAERFGSWEFILFLTGAVMLLIAHFRSNRTLMLWAGLLTGLSLHMWGQANVDGWPDHWFFLFIIVGASFLLVFASQKDRRSGIIGILLILTGIAAWPGLPGVAGSLNNYWPVLLVVLGIFLITKKA
- a CDS encoding ABC transporter ATP-binding protein; protein product: MTPIDAIEIDHVTKTYLTRQDERHALGPITLHVAPGEMVAVVGPSGCGKSTLLSLIAGLMPVTSGEIRLFGEPVKGPSPRIGYMLQRDGLLEWRTVEENIALGLEIRGKKSLKTLEHARYLLGEMGLGSVMHHYPSQLSGGMRQRVALVRTMAVQPDILLLDEPFSAVDYQNKLHLERLLASIRRQHKITTVLITHDLEEALALADRIVVLSRRPGRIRRMITLPEEVRRADPLEARSHPLFRSRFNELWKELEQP